One segment of Thermosipho atlanticus DSM 15807 DNA contains the following:
- a CDS encoding PSP1 domain-containing protein yields the protein MFLTAEVYGVELTPLGPIIYYTDNGEKINVKDTVIVMSEFGLDYGKVLIGKREMSIEDIGYELKPIIRKATEEDLKAISENEKEAQRAIEITKKLVKKHGLNMKILYAKMLMERSRLVIYFSSKNRVDFRELVKDIAKEFKTRIELRQVGARDEMKFIKGLGLCGLKSCCSYWLRDFDSITLKHAKRQQMMINTAKITGPCGRLLCCLRYEYDFYIDALKNIPDEGSTIKYKGKDAKVITVNVFLSRVTIYTEDGDTVSLPFEYFRGGDNVEVTDNSGTDISNDRNIDVSDGEN from the coding sequence ATGTTTCTGACTGCTGAAGTGTATGGAGTTGAATTAACTCCGTTAGGGCCAATAATTTATTATACTGATAATGGTGAGAAAATTAATGTTAAAGATACGGTAATTGTAATGAGTGAGTTTGGATTAGATTATGGAAAAGTTTTGATTGGTAAAAGAGAAATGAGTATAGAAGACATCGGATATGAATTGAAACCGATTATTAGAAAAGCAACCGAAGAAGATTTGAAAGCTATTAGTGAGAATGAGAAAGAAGCTCAAAGAGCAATTGAAATAACAAAAAAGTTAGTGAAAAAGCATGGCCTTAATATGAAAATACTTTATGCAAAGATGTTGATGGAAAGATCAAGACTTGTTATATACTTTAGTTCAAAGAATAGAGTTGATTTTAGAGAATTAGTCAAAGATATAGCTAAGGAATTCAAAACGAGGATCGAGTTAAGACAAGTTGGTGCAAGGGACGAAATGAAGTTTATAAAGGGGCTTGGGTTATGTGGATTAAAATCTTGTTGTTCTTATTGGTTAAGGGATTTTGATAGTATTACTTTGAAACACGCAAAACGTCAACAGATGATGATAAATACGGCGAAAATTACTGGTCCATGTGGAAGGTTATTGTGTTGTTTGAGATACGAGTACGACTTTTACATCGATGCTTTAAAAAATATACCTGATGAAGGAAGTACTATAAAATATAAAGGCAAAGATGCAAAGGTAATTACAGTAAACGTGTTTCTGTCGAGAGTGACCATTTATACTGAAGATGGTGATACTGTATCATTACCGTTTGAGTATTTTAGGGGTGGAGATAATGTGGAAGTTACTGATAATAGTGGGACTGATATTTCTAACGATCGGAATATTGATGTTTCTGATGGAGAAAATTAA
- a CDS encoding DUF2905 domain-containing protein codes for MEKIKLFPLPGDIVIKKKGFVIFIPITSMILLSVILTIILNLIFRR; via the coding sequence ATGGAGAAAATTAAGTTATTTCCTTTACCTGGAGATATAGTGATAAAAAAGAAAGGTTTTGTTATTTTTATACCAATTACTTCGATGATTCTGTTAAGTGTAATTTTAACAATAATTTTGAATTTGATTTTTAGAAGGTGA
- the tsaE gene encoding tRNA (adenosine(37)-N6)-threonylcarbamoyltransferase complex ATPase subunit type 1 TsaE produces MKNIKIENVTLLELKEIAGIIAENIDGYRFVFLNGDLGVGKTTFVRFFCENFGINPEDVSSPTFAIVNIYEGIRLIYHVDIYRLTDVNELFYILEDQIENEEGIFLIEWANLFPEYFSDERVEIELKHKEGNKRDLIIRIFGENAEIIDKLRRWNNAKKFESKI; encoded by the coding sequence ATGAAGAATATAAAAATTGAAAATGTCACACTTTTGGAATTAAAAGAAATAGCAGGAATAATTGCCGAGAATATTGATGGTTATAGATTTGTTTTTTTAAATGGAGATTTAGGAGTTGGAAAAACTACATTTGTAAGATTTTTTTGTGAAAATTTTGGGATAAATCCTGAGGACGTGAGTAGTCCAACTTTTGCTATTGTAAATATTTATGAAGGGATCAGGTTAATTTATCATGTTGATATATATAGATTGACGGATGTCAATGAACTTTTTTATATTTTAGAAGATCAAATAGAAAACGAAGAAGGAATTTTTTTAATCGAATGGGCTAACTTATTTCCCGAGTATTTTTCTGATGAGAGAGTTGAAATTGAATTGAAACATAAAGAAGGGAATAAAAGAGATTTGATTATAAGAATTTTTGGAGAAAACGCTGAAATCATTGACAAGCTAAGGAGGTGGAATAATGCCAAAAAATTCGAAAGCAAAATTTGA
- the lon gene encoding endopeptidase La yields MPKNSKAKFEKLEKKASRFNEKEINIPDILPAIAMRSNVVVFPNTVMPFYVGREKSLYALEESMENYDQLLFVVNQKDPSIEEPTEKDLFEVGTVVRVMQLGKLPDGTFKVLVEGLVRAKRSKKSLDKKYFKFNIEILKKRYQKTKKLIALMRIVRDEMQKYIQFSRKLPTEALMFLEDMEDPDVFADLAASISPGTLEEKQSLLETLHPYERLEKILTLITKETELLEIEHQLDQKVKQRIEKSQKEYFLREKLRVIREELGGEEDAEIKELEKRIEEGDYPEFVKEKARFELNRLEKMSPYSPEANVIRNYLDWILNLPWNEKSKDNLNINHAKELLEKDHYGLEEPKQRILEFLAMRNLSKTMKAPIICFVGPPGVGKTSLGKSISKAMNRQFMRMSLGGLRDEAEIRGHRRTYVGALPGRIMQLIRKAKVKNPVILLDEIDKMGISFQGDPASALLEVLDPEQNKEFVDLYIELPFDLSEVLFITTANTLYNIPEALKDRMEIIEIPSYTNVEKFYIARDYIVPRALDELKTEKNKILFREKAIERIISEYTIEPGVRELERKIRAIIRKAALEIVNGKNRVYITEKRVKEFLGAPRIKEEGILEKPTIGVATGLAWTPYGGTTLFIESILFPGKGSLIITGQLGEVMKESAKIALSLTKRICGEKFSQVFEKSDIHIHVPEGAVPKDGPSAGVTIVTSLVSAIKKVPIKNNIAMTGEITLRGRVLPVGGIKEKVLAAYRKGIRKIILPKLNEYDIEKVPKEVLDEMDFVFVEDIDEVLKEALVSENK; encoded by the coding sequence ATGCCAAAAAATTCGAAAGCAAAATTTGAAAAACTAGAAAAAAAAGCTTCAAGATTTAATGAAAAAGAAATTAATATTCCAGATATATTACCGGCAATAGCTATGAGAAGTAATGTTGTTGTTTTTCCAAATACTGTGATGCCATTTTATGTGGGCAGAGAAAAATCTTTGTATGCTTTGGAAGAATCAATGGAAAATTATGATCAACTGTTATTCGTTGTTAATCAAAAAGATCCTTCTATTGAAGAACCTACAGAAAAAGATTTGTTCGAAGTGGGAACTGTTGTTAGAGTAATGCAGTTAGGGAAATTACCAGATGGAACTTTTAAAGTTCTTGTAGAAGGTTTGGTTAGAGCAAAAAGAAGTAAAAAATCTCTTGATAAAAAATATTTTAAGTTTAATATTGAGATATTAAAGAAACGATATCAAAAAACGAAAAAATTGATAGCTCTAATGAGAATAGTAAGAGATGAGATGCAAAAATATATTCAATTTTCAAGAAAACTTCCAACAGAGGCTTTGATGTTTTTGGAAGACATGGAGGATCCTGATGTATTTGCTGATCTTGCAGCATCGATAAGTCCAGGTACATTGGAAGAAAAACAGTCCTTACTTGAGACATTGCATCCGTATGAAAGACTTGAAAAAATTTTAACTTTAATAACTAAAGAAACTGAGCTCTTAGAAATTGAACACCAATTAGATCAAAAGGTAAAACAAAGGATTGAAAAATCTCAAAAGGAGTATTTTTTACGTGAAAAGTTGAGAGTTATACGTGAAGAACTAGGAGGAGAAGAGGATGCAGAAATTAAAGAATTAGAGAAACGAATAGAAGAAGGCGATTACCCCGAATTCGTAAAGGAAAAAGCGAGATTTGAACTTAACAGGTTAGAAAAGATGTCACCTTATTCTCCAGAAGCTAATGTTATACGAAATTATTTGGATTGGATTTTAAATTTACCTTGGAATGAAAAATCTAAAGATAATTTAAATATAAACCATGCGAAAGAACTTTTGGAAAAAGATCATTATGGCCTTGAAGAACCAAAACAGAGGATTTTAGAATTTTTAGCAATGCGGAATTTGTCGAAAACAATGAAAGCACCGATTATTTGTTTTGTAGGTCCTCCTGGAGTGGGAAAAACTTCTTTAGGTAAGTCGATATCTAAAGCAATGAATAGACAATTTATGAGAATGTCGTTAGGTGGCCTTAGAGATGAAGCTGAAATTAGGGGGCATAGAAGAACGTATGTGGGTGCTTTACCTGGACGAATTATGCAATTAATAAGGAAAGCTAAGGTAAAAAATCCTGTTATATTACTCGATGAGATTGATAAAATGGGTATTAGTTTTCAAGGAGACCCAGCATCTGCATTACTAGAAGTTTTGGATCCAGAACAGAATAAAGAATTTGTAGATTTGTATATTGAACTTCCTTTCGATTTATCAGAAGTATTGTTTATTACTACAGCAAATACGTTATACAATATTCCTGAAGCTTTGAAAGATAGAATGGAAATTATAGAAATTCCAAGTTACACAAATGTTGAAAAATTTTATATAGCAAGAGATTATATTGTTCCAAGGGCACTTGATGAGTTGAAGACTGAAAAAAATAAAATTTTATTTAGAGAGAAAGCAATAGAAAGGATTATTTCTGAATACACTATTGAACCTGGAGTAAGAGAACTAGAAAGAAAGATAAGGGCTATTATACGAAAAGCTGCACTTGAAATAGTGAATGGCAAAAATAGAGTCTATATCACTGAGAAGCGTGTAAAAGAATTTCTAGGAGCCCCAAGAATAAAAGAAGAAGGTATACTTGAAAAACCAACAATAGGAGTAGCTACGGGTCTTGCATGGACTCCATATGGTGGAACGACCTTATTTATTGAAAGTATATTATTTCCTGGTAAAGGTTCATTAATTATTACAGGACAATTAGGTGAGGTAATGAAAGAATCCGCTAAAATTGCTTTAAGCTTGACAAAAAGAATTTGTGGAGAAAAATTTTCGCAAGTTTTTGAAAAGAGTGATATACATATTCATGTTCCAGAAGGTGCTGTTCCAAAAGATGGGCCGAGTGCAGGAGTTACTATAGTTACTTCTCTAGTTTCAGCAATAAAGAAGGTGCCAATAAAAAACAATATTGCAATGACAGGTGAAATTACACTTAGAGGTAGAGTGCTACCAGTTGGAGGTATAAAAGAAAAAGTATTAGCCGCTTACAGAAAAGGTATTAGGAAAATAATTTTGCCCAAATTAAATGAATACGATATTGAAAAGGTGCCAAAAGAAGTGTTAGATGAAATGGATTTTGTTTTTGTTGAAGACATAGATGAAGTGTTAAAGGAGGCATTAGTGAGTGAAAATAAATAG
- the yihA gene encoding ribosome biogenesis GTP-binding protein YihA/YsxC — translation MKINSVKLFKTIYTPKDIFPEPRAGEFVFVGRSNVGKSTLLNIITNQNIARVSKKPGKTRSINFYLINNKFYFVDLPGYGYAKASAIEKERWRRIIENYFEVRSWNIKLVFVLIDGRHELQKNDQLILDWLKELELPFSVILTKIDKLKMSEKVRMTRYYKKLLGDKYILIPYSAITKEGVPNILRLIEQLGGE, via the coding sequence GTGAAAATAAATAGTGTTAAATTGTTTAAAACCATATACACTCCTAAAGATATATTTCCAGAACCGCGAGCAGGAGAATTTGTCTTTGTGGGTCGATCAAATGTTGGAAAATCGACTTTACTCAATATTATAACAAATCAAAACATTGCACGTGTGAGTAAAAAACCTGGAAAAACGAGATCAATAAACTTTTATTTGATAAATAACAAATTTTACTTTGTGGATTTACCAGGTTATGGTTATGCAAAAGCTTCTGCAATTGAAAAAGAGAGATGGAGAAGAATTATTGAAAATTACTTTGAGGTTAGGAGTTGGAATATAAAACTAGTTTTTGTATTGATTGATGGTAGACATGAATTACAAAAAAATGATCAATTGATTCTTGATTGGTTAAAGGAGTTGGAGTTACCTTTTTCTGTTATTCTTACTAAAATTGATAAGTTAAAAATGTCGGAAAAAGTTAGAATGACAAGATATTATAAAAAACTTTTAGGGGACAAATATATACTAATCCCCTATTCTGCAATCACGAAAGAGGGTGTACCTAATATTCTTAGATTGATTGAACAACTTGGAGGTGAGTAA
- the argS gene encoding arginine--tRNA ligase, with amino-acid sequence MLRNLIYERLRSIQSEMGFDYEFNIEIPDERFGDYSSNIALIGSKYFKKPPIEVANFFLEKLNDDPLFSEINVAGPGFINFRISKTFYIDILNDMLTKGEEYWKAKKNGKKVQFEYGSANPTGPFTVGHGRQLIIGDVLSNVFEFLGHDVTREMYLNDAGRQIKLLGKSLWVRYNELYGKHFEIPEDGYKGTYLIDIAKKLSVEIGDKYVGKWDEQIEKIFMKYAVDNILDSMYGTLSKLDNHFDSVVRESSIIEKGLVNEILTKFESKGLIYEKDGAIWFKVSALIDEEDKVLVRSDGTYTYFLTDIAYHYDKFLRKYDKVYDIFGSDHHGHIPRMKASMKALEIPDKFLDFIVHQFVTLKRKNKVIKMSTRFGQFVTLDELIDEVGKDATRYFFVMNDINTHLNFDLDLAKSNTVDNPVFYVQYAYARINNIFEKAKEKGIRFSVRENIEELVKDNEMTLIKLLDELSFTLEDITEKLSPHILTNYIYNLSEKFHSFYAKEKILDINNLSLTNARLNLLSAMKIVYEIVFKLLGISAPKYM; translated from the coding sequence ATGTTAAGGAATTTGATATATGAAAGATTGAGAAGTATACAATCTGAAATGGGATTTGATTATGAATTTAATATTGAAATTCCTGATGAAAGATTCGGAGATTATTCTTCAAATATAGCACTTATTGGTTCAAAATATTTTAAGAAGCCTCCAATTGAAGTAGCCAATTTTTTCCTTGAAAAATTAAATGATGATCCATTATTTTCTGAAATAAATGTTGCAGGGCCTGGTTTTATTAATTTTAGAATTTCAAAGACTTTTTATATTGATATTTTGAATGATATGCTTACTAAAGGGGAAGAATATTGGAAGGCTAAAAAAAATGGGAAAAAAGTACAATTTGAATATGGTAGTGCAAATCCAACTGGACCGTTTACAGTTGGACATGGAAGACAACTAATAATCGGTGATGTACTTTCTAATGTGTTTGAATTCTTAGGACATGATGTAACCCGTGAAATGTACCTAAATGATGCTGGAAGACAAATAAAACTTCTTGGAAAATCTCTTTGGGTTAGATATAACGAGTTATATGGAAAACATTTTGAAATTCCGGAAGATGGATACAAAGGAACATATTTAATTGATATTGCGAAAAAGTTAAGTGTTGAGATTGGTGATAAATACGTTGGTAAGTGGGATGAGCAAATAGAAAAGATTTTTATGAAATACGCGGTTGATAATATTTTGGATTCAATGTATGGTACTTTATCAAAACTTGACAATCATTTCGATTCGGTTGTAAGGGAAAGTTCAATAATCGAAAAAGGTTTAGTAAATGAGATTTTAACAAAATTTGAAAGTAAAGGATTAATTTATGAAAAGGACGGGGCAATATGGTTCAAAGTTTCAGCACTTATTGATGAAGAAGATAAAGTTTTGGTAAGAAGTGATGGAACATATACTTATTTTTTAACAGATATAGCTTATCATTATGATAAATTCCTTCGAAAATATGATAAAGTGTATGATATTTTTGGAAGTGATCACCATGGTCATATTCCAAGAATGAAAGCTTCTATGAAAGCTCTTGAAATACCCGATAAATTCTTAGACTTTATTGTACACCAATTTGTTACTTTAAAAAGGAAGAACAAAGTAATTAAAATGAGTACGAGATTCGGACAATTTGTTACGTTGGATGAATTAATTGATGAAGTTGGAAAAGATGCAACAAGATATTTCTTTGTTATGAATGATATTAATACCCATTTGAATTTTGATTTGGATCTTGCGAAATCAAATACTGTAGATAATCCAGTATTTTATGTTCAATATGCTTATGCACGAATAAATAATATTTTTGAAAAGGCAAAAGAAAAGGGAATAAGATTTAGTGTAAGAGAAAATATAGAAGAGTTGGTAAAAGACAATGAAATGACTTTGATAAAATTACTTGATGAACTGTCTTTTACGCTTGAGGATATTACAGAAAAATTATCTCCTCATATTTTAACGAACTATATATATAACTTATCAGAGAAATTTCATAGTTTTTACGCTAAAGAAAAAATTTTGGATATAAACAACCTTTCTTTAACAAATGCAAGGTTGAATTTGTTGAGTGCAATGAAAATAGTATACGAAATTGTATTCAAACTTCTTGGAATATCTGCACCAAAATATATGTAA
- the rbfA gene encoding 30S ribosome-binding factor RbfA, whose product MRPEYRNKKIEAHIRNLIAEALQKIKEPDFDEIKDFIIVSRVEISKDKRYADVYISYIGNDEMRKKAVDMMKEYKGYFRTYVAKNTRLYVAPELRFIEDKGIEASVKINKLLDEISQNEKNKSDNEK is encoded by the coding sequence ATGAGACCAGAGTATAGAAATAAGAAGATCGAAGCTCATATCAGAAATTTAATTGCTGAAGCTTTGCAAAAAATTAAAGAACCCGATTTTGACGAAATAAAAGATTTTATTATTGTATCAAGAGTCGAAATTTCAAAAGATAAGAGATATGCAGACGTATACATTAGTTATATTGGCAATGATGAAATGCGAAAAAAAGCTGTGGATATGATGAAAGAGTATAAAGGATATTTTAGAACATATGTAGCGAAAAATACGAGGCTATATGTAGCCCCTGAATTAAGATTTATAGAAGATAAGGGTATTGAAGCAAGTGTAAAGATTAATAAGCTTTTGGATGAAATCTCACAAAATGAAAAAAATAAAAGTGATAATGAAAAATAA
- a CDS encoding sulfite exporter TauE/SafE family protein: MAFLLYILLFVSGIGAGFVNVLAGGGSMLTLPVLTLLGLDISVANGTNRVGILLQNIIATRNFKKGKVLSIKEGILLAMPATIGAIFGTFTVLSIDKNLLEKIIGLIFLFMSFFILYKPKVWEEGKKVKKNYLLSFLIFFFIGFYGGFIQAGVGFFLIASLVFIEGNNIIKTNALKVFIVLCYTSFSFTIFLLNGKVDILKGLVLALGTMIGAKIGTTTALKSGAKFVRFIVFIMIVISAIKYLMS; the protein is encoded by the coding sequence GTGGCTTTTTTACTTTATATATTACTATTTGTTTCAGGAATTGGTGCAGGATTCGTAAATGTACTCGCTGGTGGAGGTTCAATGCTCACTCTACCTGTTTTAACTTTGCTCGGTCTTGATATATCTGTAGCTAATGGGACAAACCGAGTTGGCATTTTACTTCAAAATATAATTGCTACAAGGAATTTCAAAAAAGGAAAAGTTCTATCTATTAAAGAAGGAATATTACTCGCCATGCCAGCAACTATTGGTGCGATTTTTGGGACATTTACCGTTTTAAGTATTGATAAAAATCTACTTGAAAAAATTATCGGATTAATATTCCTTTTCATGAGCTTCTTTATATTGTACAAACCTAAAGTTTGGGAAGAAGGTAAAAAGGTTAAAAAAAATTACCTCTTAAGTTTTTTAATTTTCTTTTTTATAGGTTTTTATGGTGGATTCATCCAAGCAGGAGTCGGTTTTTTTCTTATAGCTAGTTTGGTATTTATTGAAGGTAACAATATCATAAAAACTAATGCCTTGAAAGTATTCATTGTCTTATGTTATACGTCATTTTCATTTACAATTTTCCTTTTAAATGGAAAAGTCGATATTTTAAAAGGACTTGTTCTTGCTCTAGGAACAATGATAGGAGCTAAAATTGGAACAACTACCGCATTAAAAAGCGGTGCTAAATTTGTAAGATTTATAGTCTTCATTATGATTGTAATCTCAGCTATAAAGTATCTAATGTCATAA
- a CDS encoding M42 family metallopeptidase: MNIDRLKELCLIPGISSREEKIREKIIQNLNPRKYYVDKIGNLVIRKGTGNKKILLMAHMDEIGFLITSIKENGNLILRKVGGIPDEIIQSRYIEIVTNEKIIQGVIGAVPPHLKKDNVSFELVGNVGLNTKEDVLNIGINIMDYAVFKKNFINIGNYISCRALDDRFGCFVLEEVYKNSSPKNEVIFAWTVQEEIGLKGAKALSNELSEIDLAIAIDSFACCSRQNQHIKPGDGPVIRFADNSGISSFYYSKKIVELAKKNNIPIQLGTTGGGTDGSIFVDKGTPFVALSVAVKFLHSTVEMIHINDLENLIKLLKIISEEEL; this comes from the coding sequence ATGAATATTGATAGGCTTAAAGAACTTTGCTTAATTCCAGGTATTTCTTCAAGAGAAGAAAAAATAAGAGAAAAAATTATTCAAAACTTAAATCCAAGAAAATATTATGTTGACAAAATAGGAAATCTAGTTATTAGAAAAGGAACAGGAAATAAAAAGATACTTTTAATGGCACATATGGATGAAATAGGCTTTTTGATAACAAGTATTAAAGAAAATGGTAATTTAATTTTGAGAAAGGTTGGAGGTATTCCCGACGAAATCATACAAAGTAGATATATCGAAATAGTCACTAACGAGAAGATAATCCAAGGAGTAATTGGTGCAGTCCCACCTCATTTAAAAAAGGATAATGTAAGTTTCGAACTTGTAGGAAACGTTGGGCTAAATACCAAAGAAGATGTTTTGAATATAGGAATTAATATTATGGATTACGCTGTATTTAAAAAGAATTTTATAAATATAGGTAATTATATTTCTTGTAGAGCATTGGATGATAGATTTGGATGTTTTGTTTTAGAAGAAGTATATAAAAATTCATCACCTAAAAATGAAGTAATTTTTGCATGGACCGTACAAGAAGAAATCGGATTAAAAGGAGCTAAGGCTTTATCAAACGAGCTCTCTGAAATTGATTTAGCTATTGCTATTGATTCTTTTGCCTGTTGTTCAAGGCAAAATCAGCATATAAAGCCTGGTGATGGACCTGTGATAAGGTTTGCTGACAACTCCGGTATAAGCTCATTTTATTATTCAAAAAAGATAGTTGAATTAGCAAAAAAGAATAATATTCCCATTCAATTAGGTACAACAGGTGGAGGAACAGATGGTAGTATATTTGTTGATAAAGGAACTCCATTTGTTGCCTTGAGTGTTGCTGTAAAATTTTTACATTCTACAGTTGAAATGATCCATATTAATGATCTCGAAAATCTTATAAAATTATTAAAAATTATTTCTGAGGAGGAGTTATAG
- the rlmN gene encoding 23S rRNA (adenine(2503)-C(2))-methyltransferase RlmN — protein sequence MKNILNFNYDQLHKEFEKLGFEKYRVDQVLDWIYKKRVFNFEDMTNLSKEQRKVLVEKFYVGIPKLLDMQISKIDRTTKFLWELSDGNTIESVVLFHTGRVTACISTQVGCPVKCSFCATGQSGFVRNLKAGEIVSQILGIEFYRNVKVGNVVYMGMGEPLLNFDETLKSVEMLNHKKMLNIGKRRITISTVGIPEKIIELAERNVDVRLALSLHAATNSKRDELIPLNKKYSVDELIYAIKKYQEITGNRVTIEYLLIREFNDYPEDAERLAGLLKGLSVFVNLIPVNPVNPNFYRPSRWAMERFKQILERHGIESEIRVEKGTDIEAACGQLRRRKLKSK from the coding sequence ATGAAGAATATTTTGAATTTTAATTATGATCAACTTCACAAAGAATTTGAAAAATTAGGGTTTGAAAAGTATAGAGTGGATCAAGTACTAGATTGGATATATAAAAAAAGGGTATTTAATTTTGAAGATATGACGAATCTTTCCAAAGAACAAAGGAAAGTTCTAGTCGAAAAATTCTACGTAGGAATACCTAAACTTTTAGATATGCAGATTTCAAAAATTGATAGAACAACGAAGTTTTTATGGGAATTATCGGATGGGAATACTATTGAATCAGTTGTTTTATTTCATACTGGAAGAGTTACAGCATGCATTTCTACACAAGTAGGTTGTCCTGTGAAATGTAGTTTTTGTGCAACAGGACAAAGTGGTTTTGTTAGGAACTTAAAAGCCGGGGAGATTGTATCTCAAATTCTTGGAATAGAGTTTTATAGAAATGTTAAAGTTGGTAATGTAGTATACATGGGTATGGGTGAACCACTCCTTAATTTTGATGAAACTTTAAAGAGTGTAGAAATGTTAAATCACAAAAAGATGTTAAACATTGGAAAAAGACGGATTACAATTTCAACGGTTGGAATTCCTGAAAAAATAATAGAACTTGCTGAGAGAAACGTTGATGTAAGATTGGCATTATCTTTACACGCTGCGACAAACTCGAAACGTGATGAGTTAATACCGTTGAATAAAAAATACAGTGTCGATGAATTAATTTATGCAATAAAAAAATACCAAGAAATAACTGGTAATAGGGTTACAATTGAGTATCTTTTGATAAGAGAATTTAATGACTATCCAGAAGATGCAGAGAGATTGGCAGGCTTATTAAAAGGATTGAGTGTTTTTGTTAATCTAATCCCGGTGAATCCTGTTAATCCCAATTTTTATAGGCCCAGTAGATGGGCTATGGAAAGATTTAAACAGATTCTTGAGAGACATGGAATTGAAAGTGAAATTAGAGTTGAAAAAGGAACTGATATTGAGGCGGCATGCGGACAATTAAGAAGGAGGAAGTTAAAATCAAAATAG
- a CDS encoding PASTA domain-containing protein has protein sequence MGWVYYQEKINITYIPDVIGYDINEAQKILEKNDLKVLRFGNGKVINTIPQVGLVVKKGRIVRIFGKSMETNEYTIPNFFGVNYKTVIKILENWGLKVEVVKIRYPGPDGRVLATYPGAGKRIKTGDYIKILVDDGEIGGGQ, from the coding sequence TTGGGTTGGGTATATTACCAAGAGAAAATAAACATCACGTATATACCAGATGTTATTGGTTATGATATTAATGAAGCTCAAAAAATATTAGAAAAAAACGATTTGAAAGTTTTAAGATTTGGAAATGGTAAGGTAATTAACACAATTCCGCAAGTTGGATTAGTTGTAAAAAAGGGAAGAATTGTTAGAATTTTTGGGAAATCGATGGAAACTAACGAGTATACGATCCCGAATTTTTTTGGTGTAAATTATAAAACTGTAATTAAAATATTAGAAAATTGGGGTTTGAAGGTGGAAGTAGTGAAGATAAGATATCCGGGACCTGATGGAAGGGTTTTAGCAACATATCCTGGTGCCGGTAAAAGAATCAAAACTGGAGATTATATAAAAATATTGGTAGATGATGGTGAAATAGGAGGAGGTCAATGA